In one Pyxidicoccus xibeiensis genomic region, the following are encoded:
- a CDS encoding citrate synthase produces the protein MAKDTLTITDNRTGKTYEVPIENGCIRTNALRQIKASEDDFGLMGYDPAFLNTANCKSAITFIDGDKGILEYRGYPIEQLAEKSSFLEVAYLLLNGELPTPKELEQFIHLVTHHTYVHENVKSFMDGFRYDAHPMSMLGSTVAALSGFYPDARNIKDERSRRIQITRLIAKMPTIAAFSYRHSMGLPYIYPDNDLSYVANFLAMIKRIGTTTYKVHPVLERALDVLFILHADHEQNCSTTSVRTVGSSEVDPYSAVTAGIGALFGPLHGGANEAVLRMLREIGHISKIPDFIKSVKSGEGEKKLMGFGHRVYKSYDPRAKVIKRVADEVFEVTGKNPLLDIALELERIALQDEYFVKRKLYPNVDFYSGLIYEAMGFQVEMFPVLFAIPRTVGWCAQWEEMVKDSEQKIARPRQVYTGSARRDYVAMDKRAAK, from the coding sequence ATGGCCAAGGACACGCTGACGATCACCGACAATCGGACCGGGAAGACGTACGAGGTCCCGATCGAGAACGGCTGTATTCGCACCAATGCTCTCCGCCAGATCAAAGCCAGCGAGGACGACTTTGGTTTGATGGGCTACGACCCGGCGTTCCTCAACACCGCCAACTGCAAGAGCGCCATCACCTTCATCGACGGCGACAAGGGCATCCTCGAGTACCGGGGCTACCCCATCGAGCAGCTCGCGGAGAAGTCGAGCTTCCTGGAGGTCGCATACCTGCTGCTCAACGGCGAGCTGCCCACGCCGAAGGAGCTGGAGCAGTTCATCCACCTCGTCACGCACCACACGTACGTGCACGAGAACGTGAAGTCCTTCATGGACGGGTTCCGCTACGACGCGCACCCCATGTCCATGCTCGGCTCCACCGTCGCCGCGCTCTCCGGCTTCTACCCGGACGCCCGGAACATCAAGGACGAGCGCAGCCGCCGCATCCAGATCACGCGGCTCATCGCGAAGATGCCCACCATCGCCGCGTTCTCCTACCGGCACAGCATGGGCCTGCCGTACATCTACCCGGACAACGACCTGTCCTACGTCGCCAACTTCCTGGCGATGATCAAGCGCATCGGCACCACCACCTACAAGGTGCACCCGGTGCTGGAGCGCGCGCTGGACGTGCTCTTCATCCTCCACGCGGACCACGAGCAGAACTGCTCCACCACGTCCGTGCGCACGGTGGGCTCGTCCGAGGTGGACCCGTACTCCGCCGTCACCGCCGGCATCGGCGCCCTCTTCGGCCCCCTGCACGGCGGCGCCAACGAGGCGGTGCTCCGCATGCTCCGGGAGATTGGCCACATCTCCAAGATTCCCGACTTCATCAAGTCGGTGAAGAGCGGCGAGGGTGAGAAGAAGCTGATGGGCTTCGGTCACCGCGTCTACAAGTCCTACGACCCGCGCGCCAAGGTCATCAAGCGCGTGGCGGACGAGGTCTTCGAGGTGACGGGCAAGAACCCGCTGCTCGACATCGCCCTGGAGCTGGAGCGCATCGCCCTCCAGGACGAGTACTTCGTGAAGCGGAAGCTGTACCCCAACGTCGACTTCTACTCGGGCCTCATCTACGAGGCGATGGGCTTCCAGGTGGAGATGTTCCCGGTGCTCTTCGCCATCCCCCGCACGGTGGGCTGGTGCGCGCAGTGGGAGGAGATGGTCAAGGACTCGGAGCAGAAGATTGCCCGTCCGCGCCAGGTGTACACGGGCTCCGCGCGCCGCGACTACGTCGCCATGGACAAGCGCGCCGCGAAGTAG
- a CDS encoding AMP-dependent synthetase/ligase, which yields MELPKTVVHALHDRATQQDQQPAMWTRRGGAYVPTSWSEYAQRVRRFGLGLHALGFEAGQPVGILSFNREEWHVAALATIALGGVPVGLYTTSSLEQLEYILGHCEATVLVVENEKHLRTGLALRAKLPKLRHVIVMDAPSPLPEGVLTYADVLARGTGVDEGPYWDSVNALQSEAMGTLIYTSGTTGHPKGVMLSHHNLTWTAKQLVDSVEFGRHNPSSLVSYLPLSHIAEQIISLHGPLLKGIQVYFAESVDTMPNTLKEVHPTFFFGVPRVWEKFKAKAEAGLNSQPPLKRKLVAWARSVAAERHERAMRHERLPVLLEAQYRLAQKLVFAPLKARIGMDRVEFFATAAAPIGRDVLDFFASIDMVLHEVWGMTEVSGPGTVNTEEHTRLGTVGRAMMGTELRIAEDGEILMRGGNVCMGYYKNPEATAELLEDGWLHTGDVGRLDAEGYVSITGRKKEIIVTSGGKKTAPGNIEELLKSLPGVGNALVVGERRNYLVALLVLDGEKVKALAQEKGWPADPAVLAEDGRLRQLLQDAVERDVNPKLSRFETIKKFAVVATEFSVEGGELTPKLSVRRKAVEQKYAALIEALYADSKGEAHAG from the coding sequence ATGGAACTTCCGAAGACCGTCGTTCACGCGCTCCATGACCGGGCCACACAGCAGGATCAGCAGCCCGCCATGTGGACGCGCCGGGGTGGCGCCTATGTGCCCACCTCGTGGTCCGAGTACGCCCAGCGGGTCCGCCGCTTCGGCCTGGGACTGCACGCCCTGGGGTTCGAGGCCGGTCAGCCGGTGGGCATCCTCAGCTTCAACCGCGAGGAGTGGCATGTCGCTGCCCTGGCGACCATCGCCCTGGGCGGGGTGCCGGTGGGCCTGTACACCACCAGCTCCCTGGAGCAGCTCGAGTACATCCTGGGCCACTGTGAGGCCACCGTCCTCGTGGTGGAGAACGAGAAGCACCTGCGCACCGGCCTGGCCCTGCGCGCGAAGCTGCCCAAGCTGCGCCACGTCATCGTCATGGACGCCCCGTCGCCCCTCCCGGAGGGCGTGCTGACGTATGCGGACGTCCTGGCGCGCGGCACCGGCGTGGACGAGGGGCCCTACTGGGACAGCGTCAACGCGCTCCAGTCGGAGGCGATGGGCACCCTCATCTACACGTCCGGGACGACGGGCCACCCCAAGGGGGTGATGCTCAGCCACCACAACCTGACGTGGACGGCGAAGCAGCTCGTCGACTCGGTGGAGTTCGGCCGGCACAACCCGTCCTCGCTGGTGTCCTACCTGCCGCTGTCCCACATCGCGGAGCAGATCATCTCCCTGCACGGTCCGCTGCTGAAGGGCATCCAGGTCTACTTCGCGGAGTCGGTGGACACGATGCCCAACACCCTGAAGGAGGTGCACCCCACCTTCTTCTTCGGCGTGCCCCGCGTGTGGGAGAAGTTCAAGGCGAAGGCGGAGGCGGGGCTGAACTCGCAGCCGCCCCTGAAGCGCAAGCTGGTGGCCTGGGCCCGGAGCGTCGCCGCCGAGCGCCATGAGCGTGCCATGCGCCACGAGCGCCTGCCGGTGCTGCTGGAGGCGCAGTACCGCCTGGCGCAGAAGCTGGTGTTCGCCCCGCTGAAGGCGCGCATCGGCATGGACCGGGTGGAGTTCTTCGCCACCGCGGCGGCGCCCATCGGCCGGGACGTGCTGGACTTCTTCGCCTCCATCGACATGGTCCTCCACGAGGTGTGGGGCATGACGGAGGTGTCGGGCCCGGGCACGGTGAACACCGAGGAGCACACCCGCCTGGGCACGGTGGGCCGCGCGATGATGGGCACGGAGCTGCGCATCGCGGAGGACGGCGAAATCCTCATGCGCGGCGGCAACGTCTGCATGGGCTACTACAAGAACCCGGAGGCCACCGCGGAGCTGCTGGAGGACGGGTGGCTGCACACCGGTGACGTGGGCCGGCTGGACGCGGAGGGCTACGTCAGCATCACCGGGCGCAAGAAGGAGATCATCGTCACGTCCGGTGGCAAGAAGACGGCGCCCGGCAACATCGAGGAGCTGCTCAAGTCGCTGCCCGGCGTGGGCAACGCGCTGGTGGTGGGCGAGCGGCGCAACTACCTCGTGGCCCTGCTGGTGTTGGACGGCGAGAAGGTCAAGGCCCTGGCCCAGGAGAAGGGCTGGCCCGCGGACCCTGCCGTGCTGGCCGAGGACGGGCGCCTGCGCCAGCTGCTCCAGGACGCGGTGGAGCGCGACGTCAACCCGAAGCTGTCCCGCTTCGAGACCATCAAGAAGTTCGCCGTGGTGGCCACGGAGTTCTCCGTGGAGGGCGGCGAGCTGACGCCCAAGCTGAGCGTGCGCCGCAAGGCCGTGGAGCAGAAGTACGCCGCGCTCATCGAGGCCCTCTACGCCGACTCCAAGGGCGAGGCCCACGCGGGCTGA